A region from the Fusarium musae strain F31 chromosome 1, whole genome shotgun sequence genome encodes:
- a CDS encoding hypothetical protein (EggNog:ENOG41~BUSCO:EOG09262VPD), with amino-acid sequence MAAPEVHHLFHHPIADHSFSADHSVLAVARDTAVELYGRVGNAFKLKDELKGHDKTVTSVDIAPNSGRIVTCSQDRNALVWEPSPTGYKPTLVLLRISRAATFVRWSPSENKFAVGSGDRVIAVCYFEEENDWWVSKHLKKPIRSTITSVAWHPNSILLAAGSTDAHARVFSAFIKGMDSRPPPGVWGERLPFNTVCGEYLNNSAGWVHSVSFSPSGDSLAFAAHDSSITVVYPSGPEQPPRAVVTVSTQQLPFKSLIWTSEDEIIAAGYDCEAFRFQGGEAGWQLAGAIEQKGRPGLGEHREESALNMFRQMDLKGKTKDDTQLKTIHQNTISTVRPFETSGDRITKFSTSGVDGRVVVWST; translated from the exons ATGGCTGCCCCCGAAGTCCACCACCTCTTCCACCACCCCATCGCCGATCACTCCTTCTCGGCCGACCACTCCGTCCTCGCTGTCGCTCGAGACACTGCTGTCGAGCTCTATGGCAGGGTTGGCAATGCCTTCAAGCTAAAAGATGAGCTCAAGGGCCACGACAAGACGGTCACTAGTGTCGATATTGCCCCAAACAGCGGACGTATCGTCACTTGCTCTCAAG ATCGTAATGCTCTGGTCTGGGAGCCATCCCCAACCGGTTATAAGCCTACCTTGGTCCTTCTTCGAATTAGCCGGGCTGCTACATTTGTCCGATGGTCTCCCTCTGAGAACAAGTTCGCCGTGGGATCCGGCGATCGCGTCATTGCAGTCTGTTACTTCGAAGAGGAGAACGACTGGTGGGTGTCCAAGCACCTGAAGAAGCCCATCCGCAGCACCATTACCAGCGTTGCTTGGCACCCCAACTCGATTCTCCTGGCTGCTGGATCCACTGATGCTCACGCCAGAGTCTTCTCCGCCTTCATCAAAGGTATGGACTCCCGACCTCCTCCTGGAGTCTGGGGCGAGCGACTCCCTTTCAACACCGTTTGTGGGGAGTACTTGAACAACTCGGCTGGATGGGTGCACTCCGTCTCTTTCTCCCCAAGCGGAGACAGTCTTGCATTCGCAGCGCATGATAGTAGCATCACTGTTGTCTACCCATCCGGTCCTGAGCAGCCTCCCCGTGCAGTTGTCACCGTCTCCACTCAGCAGCTTCCTTTCAAGAGTCTGATCTGGACCAGCGAAGATGAGATCATTGCTGCTGGTTACGACTGTGAGGCTTTCCGCTTCCAAGGTGGTGAGGCTGGCTGGCAGCTAGCTGGTGCTATTGAGCAGAAGGGCCGTCCCGGTCTGGGCGAGCACCGCGAGGAGTCTGCTTTGAACATGTTCAGACAAATGgacctcaagggcaagaccaAGGATGACACTCAACTTAAGACTATCCATCAAAATACCATCAGCACCGTCAGGCCTTTCGAAACCTCGGGTGACCGCATTACCAAGTTCAGCA CAAGCGGTGTCGATGGTAGGGTTGTGGTATGGAGCACTTAG
- a CDS encoding hypothetical protein (EggNog:ENOG41), translated as MPFRERTRDSSVAGRQQDQCPQIRGGWEKLVSYLIWPHWCITRLIRWLFGASSPDHPIPESRSTWGTWAFSMRNLPSEAAIARIPLRPNRYHLAGLRDQEDMARESHGQPHSPPTARSLDFSSLGYVENGYFIPPTSHFDKNGPTRSSSHRSSTSVHPSQDKAIPLTAETVRWPFLSSPSEDGEESDEESEIEMKAVTPIAKLPGSFLPSSEPSDNSDQEFHGRIGTAASPARVFINRRRDLPITAGGFCEALQLRASVASGFPAENFSSDPVRSLDASSPAIDVASTIETTGDRYEGEDEEDED; from the coding sequence ATGCCTTTCCGTGAACGAACTCGGGATTCTTCCGTCGCTGGTCGACAGCAAGATCAATGCCCACAAATCCGAGGAGGATGGGAAAAACTCGTATCGTATCTCATTTGGCCACACTGGTGTATAACAAGACTAATTCGTTGGTTATTTGGAGCATCATCACCTGATCACCCTATCCCTGAGAGCAGATCAACATGGGGAACATGGGCTTTTTCGATGAGAAATCTTCCTAGTGAAGCTGCGATTGCGCGGATACCACTTCGCCCAAACCGCTACCACTTGGCCGGATTGCGTGATCAGGAGGATATGGCCCGCGAGTCTCATGGCCAGCCTCACAGCCCCCCAACAGCAAGGAGCCTCGACTTCTCAAGTCTGGGATATGTTGAGAACGGGTATTTCATCCCACCCACAAGCCACTTTGACAAAAATGGTCCTACCCGCTCTAGTAGTCATAGGTCAAGCACCTCGGTTCACCCAAGTCAAGATAAGGCTATCCCCCTTACTGCAGAAACGGTTCGCTGGCCCTTCCTATCCTCACCTTCTGAGGACGGTGAGGAATCAGACGAAGAATCAGAGATCGAGATGAAAGCTGTGACCCCAATAGCTAAGCTGCCCGGATCTTTTTTGCCCTCTTCTGAGCCCAGTGATAATTCAGATCAAGAATTTCATGGGAGAATAGGAACTGCGGCCTCACCGGCCAGGGTTTTTATAAACCGTCGCAGAGACCTTCCGATTACAGCTGGCGGCTTCTGTGAAGCTTTGCAGCTTCGCGCATCAGTTGCTAGTGGCTTCCCTGCAGAGAACTTCTCTTCAGACCCTGTGAGATCCTTGGACGCCTCATCTCCTGCAATTGATGTTGCATCTACAATCGAGACCACCGGAGACCGGTATGagggtgaagatgaggaagacgaagactag
- the ACE1 gene encoding copper-binding transcription factor (EggNog:ENOG41), whose product MSFSHPRRRTPVTRPDSDTDNALSLKNSSTLRKGATFHSPTSSSSALDNTFVPPTLPRAQSHLDDVVDANRRRVALALNDIDEALSLDQLSLSPKSSIKTLRDTSLPIPRGFLEGPIVDPKMTKEEERRVLRPRSVRHSRHHESDSGLGTSVASTNEKRGAVTSAKKETKVQTRSAITRSVAAASEKLPSLGPKAINRIHEHTLRPLLAKPTLKEFEPIVLDIPRRIRSKEIICLRDLEKTLIFMAPVSQLLTGFGVWENTYRNLCLKEKTKSATLYLDFCLTSVQCIQATVEYLSDREQIRPADRPYTNGYFLDLKDQILQYGKQLAAKNSGDDMDIDAYVPSFVPLDYPTNSRRRSDEIKLIGGLHEGRPVELVRVRKDGTYISLDTGKPVEVDSDSPMQVKRSLSQQLEDEEEIQRSMARRKKNASPEELAPKKCREPGCNKEFKRPCDLTKHEKTHSRPWKCPVPTCKYHTYGWPTEKEMDRHHNDKHSAAPAMYECMFKPCPYKSKRESNCKQHMEKAHGWTYVRTKTNGKKLPSVAGSVQQQTPPLGNMSTPSSTEYNGVPTPPQNDVTQFVGDFPLYPNDSDWMSINNIPSETLHLDLGMDSTSPASASSYEQYAPYQNGSAFILDNEDLYAAHMQLPAQLPTPEQPVMYNSNLKMMQQQLPMYQQPQQQIPIPTVAPHFSPTGQETAMLYTPNSLRDVDESFDDSFAGDSMDFPLFPNDNGNGMTKTNEYQSLFGEIPSANLGFSQNSQDIFQMMDWSNVDLQQNLGE is encoded by the coding sequence ATGTCCTTCTCCCACCCTCGTCGAAGGACTCCGGTGACTCGCCCGGACAGCGACACCGACAATGCCCTGTCCCTTAAGAACAGCTCTACCCTCCGTAAGGGTGCGACATTTCACTCTCctacttcatcatcttcggcTCTAGACAACACATTTGTCCCTCCCACGCTGCCTCGGGCTCAGTCTCATTTGGATGATGTCGTCGATGCCAACCGTCGACGTGTGGCCCTGGCTCTGAACGACATCGACGAGGCTCTATCCTTAGATCAGCTCTCCCTGTCGCCAAAGTCTAGTATCAAGACCCTTCGAGACACCAGTCTCCCCATCCCTCGCGGCTTCCTCGAGGGACCTATCGTCGACCCCAAGATGacaaaagaagaggagaggcgCGTTCTGCGCCCTCGCTCTGTTCGCCATTCACGGCACCATGAGTCTGACAGCGGTTTGGGTACATCGGTGGCTTCCACAAACGAGAAGCGGGGTGCAGTCACTTCGGCAAAGAAGGAGACAAAGGTGCAAACACGATCCGCCATCACAAGATCCGTTGCCGCAGCATCGGAAAAGCTTCCCTCTCTGGGGCCCAAGGCTATTAACCGCATTCACGAGCACACTTTGCGCCCTTTGTTGGCAAAGCCGACCCTCAAGGAGTTTGAGCCCATTGTTCTTGACATCCCGCGACGAATTCGATCAAAGGAAATTATTTGCTTGCGAGATCTTGAGAAAACATTGATATTTATGGCACCGGTAAGTCAGCTTCTGACTGGTTTTGGCGTTTGGGAAAATACTTATCGCAATTTGTgtttgaaggagaagaccaAGTCAGCAACTTTGTACCTGGATTTCTGCCTTACGTCCGTCCAATGCATTCAAGCGACCGTCGAATATCTCAGCGACCGCGAACAAATTCGACCTGCTGACCGGCCTTACACTAACGGATACTTCCTCGACCTGAAGGACCAGATTCTCCAATACGGAAAACAACTTGCCGCAAAGAACAGCGGTGACGATATGGATATCGACGCGTATGTACCCAGCTTTGTTCCCTTGGACTATCCAACTAACTCTCGCCGAAGATCCGACGAGATCAAACTCATCGGTGGTCTCCACGAAGGTCGCCCCGTCGAGCTCGTTCGTGTCCGCAAGGATGGCACATATATCTCTCTGGACACTGGTAAGCCTGTCGAGGTTGACAGCGACTCGCCAATGCAAGTAAAGCGATCCCTGAGTCAGCAgctcgaggacgaggaggagatccaACGATCCATGGCTCGCCGCAAGAAGAATGCTTCACCCGAGGAGCTAGCTCCCAAGAAGTGCCGCGAGCCCGGCTGCAACAAGGAGTTCAAGCGTCCTTGCGATCTCACCAAGCACGAAAAGACTCACTCTCGCCCTTGGAAGTGCCCTGTCCCAACTTGCAAGTATCACACCTATGGATGGCCCACTGAGAAGGAAATGGACCGCCACCACAACGACAAGCACTCTGCTGCCCCTGCAATGTATGAGTGCATGTTCAAGCCTTGCCCTTATAAGTCGAAACGTGAATCCAACTGCAAGCAGCACATGGAGAAAGCCCATGGCTGGACCTACGTTCGAACCAAGACCAATGGAAAGAAGCTGCCATCAGTTGCTGGCAGTGTTCAGCAGCAGACTCCGCCTCTGGGTAACATGTCAACGCCTTCTTCTACCGAATACAACGGTGTGCCCACTCCACCTCAGAACGATGTGACACAATTCGTTGGCGACTTCCCTCTCTACCCTAATGACTCGGACTGGATGTCAATCAACAACATTCCCTCCGAGACACTTCACCTGGATCTGGGCATGGATTCCACCTCGCCTGCTTCGGCTAGTTCCTACGAGCAGTATGCCCCATACCAGAATGGCTCGGCCTTCATCCTCGATAACGAGGACCTCTATGCTGCTCATATGCAGCTTCCTGCTCAGCTGCCCACACCTGAGCAGCCTGTCATGTATAACTCCAACCTCAAGATGATGCAACAGCAATTGCCTATGTATCAGCAACCCCAGCAGCAGATTCCCATCCCGACTGTTGCTCCTCACTTTTCGCCAACTGGCCAGGAGACAGCCATGCTTTACACTCCAAACTCATTacgagatgttgatgaaagTTTTGACGACTCCTTTGCAGGAGACAGCATGGACTTTCCGCTCTTCCCTAATGACAATGGCAATGGCATGACGAAGACCAATGAATACCAGTCACTGTTTGGTGAAATCCCCAGCGCCAACCTGGGCTTCTCCCAGAATTCCCAGGATATCTTTCAGATGATGGACTGGTCAAACGTTGATTTGCAGCAGAACCTCGGAGAATAG
- a CDS encoding hypothetical protein (EggNog:ENOG41), protein MSSDQQIIFTKDAPAALGPYSQAIKTPNMIYCSGQIPLTPEGEMVQGITEQTRQACKNVQAVVEAAGSSISKVVKTTVFISDMSYFAEINTEYEKWFSHKPARSCVAVKTLPKNVDVEIEVTALP, encoded by the exons ATGTCTTCCGACCAGCagatcatcttcaccaaggaCGCCCCTGCGG CGCTTGGCCCTTAC TCTCAAGCCATCAAGACCCCCAACATGATCTATTGCTCTGGCCAGATTCCTCTTACCCCCGAGGGTGAGATGGTTCAAGGTATCACTGAGCAGACCCGCCAGGCCTGCAAGAATGTCCAGGCTGTTGTGGAGGCGGCTGGCTCGTCCATTTCCAAGGTGGTCAAGACTACAGTCTTCATCTCTGACATGTCCTACTTTGCT GAAATCAACACCGAGTACGAGAAGTGGTTTTCGCATAAGCCTGCACGCAGCTGTGTGGCTGTCAAGACTCTTCCCAAGAACGTCGATGTGGAGATTGAGGTCACTGCTCTTCCATAG
- a CDS encoding hypothetical protein (BUSCO:EOG09260J53~CAZy:GT39) translates to MARSSTPQGSLRQRGAPSKKPSEEDSFNPNIELDKLAKAGAQRAAAQSETEYKIGLFLITILSFVTRFWGISHPNEVVFDEVHFGKFASYYLERTYFFDVHPPFGKLLFAFVGWLVGYDGNFHFENIGDSYIANKVPYVAYRALPATLGALTVSVTYLIMWESGYSLPACILAAGLVLLDNAHIGQTRLILLDATLVLAMACSLLFYIKWYKLRHEPFSRKWWKWLILTGFALSCDISVKYVGVFAFVTIGSAVVIDLWDLLNINRPGGAISLQEFTKHFAARAFGLIIMPFLFYLFWFQVHFAVLYRSGPGDDFMTPEFQETLSDNVMLANSIDIQYYDQITIRHKETKTYLHSHEDRYPLRYDDGRVSSQGQQITGYPYNDTNNYWEILPANNDKQMGRIVKNHELVRLRHVGTDKILLSHDVASPYYPTNQEFTAVTPEEAFGKREKDTLFEVRIEHGKKNQNFKTVAGHFKLIHNPSKVAMWTHTKPLPEWGYKQQEINGNKQIAPSSNVWIAEDIPSLPADHPRRQKPERKVKSLPFLQKWFELQRAMFYHNSKLTSSHPYASHPYQWPFLLRGVSFWTQSETRQQIYFLGNPIGWWLASSLLAVYAGILLADQLSLRRGVDALDRRTRSRLYNSTGFFFLAWATHYFPFFLMGRQLFLHHYLPAHLASCLVAGALLEFIFNSEAPEEVTIKDKKGPVSPRHHVTARERFAGQSMLGAWIACGAILSLIIAGWYFFLPLTYGYPGLSVDAILRRKWLGYDLHFAK, encoded by the exons ATGGCTCGAAGCTCCACGCCGCAGGGCAGTCTGCGACAGAGGGGCGCACCATCAAAGAAGCCCTCCGAAGAAGACTCTTTCAATCCTAATATCGAGCTTGATAAGCTTGCCAAGGCTGGTGCTCAGCGAGCCGCTGCCCAGAGCGAGACCGAGTACAAGATTGGCCTtttcctcatcaccatcttgtcCTTCGTTACTCGATTCTGGGGTATCAGCCATCCAAACGAGGTTGTCTTTGACGAGGTGCACTTTGGAAAG TTCGCCTCATACTACCTCGAGCGAACCTACTTTTTCGACGTCCACCCTCCCTTCGGCAAGCTTCTGTTCGCCTTTGTCGGCTGGCTCGTTGGCTACGATGGTAACTTCCACTTCGAGAACATCGGCGATTCCTACATTGCGAATAAAGTTCCTTATGTCGCGTACCGAGCTCTCCCCGCTACTCTTGGTGCTTTGACTGTCTCGGTCACATATCTCATCATGTGGGAATCTGGTTACAGTCTGCCCGCTTGCATCCTCGCCGCTGGTCTTGTCCTCCTCGATAATGCCCACATCGGCCAGACCCGACTCATCCTCCTAGATGCGACTTTGGTCCTCGCCATGGCTTGCAGTCTCCTCTTCTACATCAAGTGGTACAAGCTCCGACATGAGCCTTTCTCCCGAAAGTGGTGGAAGTGGCTCATCCTCACCGGATTCGCTCTGTCTTGCGATATCTCGGTCAAGTACGTTGGTGTGTTTGCCTTCGTTACCATTGGCTCTGCCGTTGTCATCGACCTCTGGgacctcctcaacatcaaccgACCTGGCGGTGCCATCAGCCTGCAGGAATTTACTAAGCACTTTGCCGCTCGGGCTTTTGGTCTGATCATCATGCCTTTCTTGTTCTACCTCTTCTGGTTCCAGGTTCACTTCGCGGTTCTCTACCGATCCGGTCCTGGTGATGATTTCATGACTCCTGAATTCCAGGAGACCCTGAGCGACAACGTCATGCTGGCCAATTCCATCGACATTCAGTACTATGACCAGATCACAATTCGGCacaaggagaccaagacgTACCTTCACAGTCACGAGGACCGTTACCCTCTCCGATACGATGATGGCCGTGTTTCGTCCCAGGGCCAGCAGATTACTGGTTACCCTTACAACGACACCAACAACTACTGGGAGATCCTGCCCGCCAATAACGATAAGCAGATGGGCCGCATTGTCAAGAACCACGAACTGGTTCGCCTTCGTCACGTCGGAACCGACAAGATTCTACTCTCCCACGATGTCGCTTCTCCTTACTACCCCACCAACCAGGAATTCACTGCTGTTACTCCCGAGGAGGCTTTTGGCAAGCGTGAGAAGGACACGCTTTTCGAGGTCCGGATCGAGCACGGCAAGAAGAACCAGAACTTCAAGACTGTCGCTGGCCACTTCAAGCTCATTCACAACCCCAGCAAGGTTGCTATGTGGACTCACACTAAGCCTCTCCCTGAATGGGGTTACAAGCAGCAGGAGATCAACGGTAACAAGCAGATTGCGCCCAGCTCCAACGTCTGGATCGCCGAGGACATTCCTTCTCTACCTGCtgatcatcctcgtcgccaGAAGCCTGAGCGCAAGGTCAAGTCTCTGCCCTTCCTCCAGAAGTGGTTCGAGCTCCAGCGCGCCATGTTCTACCATAACAGCAAGCTTACCAGCAGCCACCCTTATGCTAGCCACCCTTACCAGTGGCCTTTCCTGCTCCGTGGTGTGAGCTTCTGGACTCAGAGTGAGACGCGCCAGCAGATTTACTTCTTGGGCAATCCCATTGGCTGGTGGCTCGCTAGCAGTCTTCTCGCTGTTTATGCCGGTATTCTTCTCGCTGATCAGTTATCTCTGCGCCGTGGTGTTGACGCTCTCGACCGCC GAACTCGATCGCGCTTGTATAACTCTACcggtttcttcttccttgcttGGGCTACTCATTACTTCCCTTTCTTCCTCATGGGACGACAACTTTTCTTGCATCACTACCTTCCAGCTCACCTtgcttcttgtcttgttgctggcgctcttcttgagttcatcttcaactctgaAGCTCCTGAGGAGGTCActatcaaggacaagaagggaCCTGTTAGCCCCAGGCACCATGTCACTGCTCGTGAGCGCTTCGCCGGCCAAAGCATGCTCGGTGCCTGGATTGCCTGTGGTGCCATTCTGTCTCTGATCATTGCTGGCTGGTACTTCTTCCTGCCTCTCACCTATGGTTACCCTGGTCTCTCCGTCGATGCCATTCTCCGAAGGAAGTGGCTAGGATATGACCTTCACTTTGCCAAATAG
- a CDS encoding hypothetical protein (EggNog:ENOG41) encodes MTRVLAGPYCTQILGDLGAEVIKIEHPVRGDDTRAWGPPYAKYKDGSSAKGPGESAYFLGANRNKKSLGLSFQHKEGVEVLHKLAAKCDVLVENYLPGTLKKYSMDYETLRKINPGLIYASITGYGQTGPYSNRAGYDVMVEAEFGLMHITGERDGPPVKVGVAVTDLTTGLYTSNSVMAALLGRAKSGKGQHIDVALSDCQTATLANIASSCLVSGEKDSGRWGTAHQASIVPYKSFETKDGGILFGGGNDRLFGVLCDGLGQPQWKDDTRYKTNADRVEHRNDLEAKIEAITKLKTTQEWLEVFEGKGMPYAAINDVQGTLNHEHTKARNMVVEMEHDECGPLKMVNTPIKLSETPPTIRSAPPMLGQHTNEVLQEHLGFQEADINALREKGIVG; translated from the exons ATACCAGGGCTTGGGGACCTCCATATGCAAAATACAAGGACGGGTCGTCTGCCAAAGGCCCTGGAGAGTCTGCCTACTTCTTGGGG GCAAATCGGAACAAAAAGTCGTTGGGCTTGTCCTTCCAGCACAAAGAAGGAGTCGAGGTTCTTCATAAACTCGCTGCAAAATGCGACGTATTGGTGGAGAACTACCTCCCGGGAACTCTAAAGAAGTATTCCATGGACTATGAGACCTTGCGCAAGATTAACCCAGGTCTGATATATGCCTCTATCACGGGCTACGGCCAAACAGGGCCGTATTCCAACCGCGCTGGCTACGACGTCATGGTTGAAGCTGAATTTGGCCTGATGCATATTACTGGAGAGCGAGATGGTCCTCCAGTCAAGGTTGGTGTCGCGGTAACTGACCTGACGACTGGTCTCTACACCAGCAACAGCGTCATGGCGGCGCTTTTGGGACGGGCCAAGTCAGGAAAAGGCCAACATATCGATGTCGCACTGAGCGATTGCCAAACAGCGACATTAGCCAACATCGCCAGCAGCTGTTTGGTAAGTGGAGAGAAGGATTCTGGCCGCTGGGGCACAGCTCATC AAGCTTCGATTGTTCCTTACAAGTCTTTCGAGACCAAAGATGGGGGTATTCTGTTTGGTGGAGGCAATGATCGGCTGTTCGGTGTTCTCTGCGATGGTTTAGGTCAACCACAGTGGAAGGATGACACTCGATACAAAACCAACGCTGATAGAGTCGAACATCGGAACGACCTAGAGGCCAAGATTGAGGCAATCACAAAACTTAAAACAACCCAAGAATGGCTCGAGGTCTTCGAGGGCAAGGGTATGCCCTATGCTGCCATCAATGATGTCCAGGGGACGCTCAACCACGAGCATACAAAGGCCCGGAAcatggttgttgagatgGAACACGATGAGTGCGGCCCTCTAAAAATGGTCAACACGCCTATAAAGTTATCGGAGACTCCTCCAACGATTCGCAGCGCGCCACCTATGTTGGGCCAGCATACTAATGAAGTGCTACAAGAGCATCTTGGGTTTCAGGAAGCTGATATTAATGCATTGAGGGAAAAGGGAATTGTCGGATAG